Proteins from a genomic interval of Rosa chinensis cultivar Old Blush chromosome 2, RchiOBHm-V2, whole genome shotgun sequence:
- the LOC112184512 gene encoding umecyanin-like, with amino-acid sequence MEGQKKMMVVFGLVAAVFLHSVAAQTVHVVGGSIVFNFATNTHDVVEVPKASFDSCSPANPIDSTITTGPTNITLTAAGDHYYICTFGHHFQSGQKLAITVSTSATSPGASPSASTLVSPEPPTATTTPTTCSPTSDAPYTTRKRA; translated from the exons ATGGAGGGCCAGAAGAAAATGATGGTTGTTTTTGGGTTAGTTGCGGCTGTGTTTCTGCACAGTGTGGCAGCGCAGACGGTGCATGTGGTGGGAGGTAGCATAG TTTTCAACTTCGCGACAAACACACACGACGTAGTGGAAGTACCCAAAGCATCTTTCGACTCATGCAGCCCCGCCAACCCAATCGACAGCACCATCACCACCGGCCCGACCAACATCACTCTCACCGCCGCCGGCGACCACTACTACATCTGTACTTTCGGACACCACTTCCAGTCCGGCCAGAAGCTGGCCATCACGGTCTCAACATCCGCCACGTCACCCGGAGCCTCCCCTTCTGCATCCACTCTCGTGTCGCCAGAGCCACCCACTGCCACTACTACTCCTACCACGTGTTCACCCACATCTGACGCTCcttacactactagaaaaagggCCTAA